From Aerosakkonema funiforme FACHB-1375, a single genomic window includes:
- a CDS encoding AI-2E family transporter gives MNRIFTPFQQFLITWLLILATGWASWCAIAYVGETLSILLTAGLIAFLLNYPVKMLQPFLPRTVAAGLVYLLAGIAVVLIALTLVPPVFNQGRQLVTNLPSLVTSAQQQLDNFQTWSLEHNLPFDVKTLASQQLRRVQTQAETIAGKGFGLVLGTFNWFLDLILILVISFYMLIDGERVWRTLTSIFSPLIRDSLTESLQRNLQRFITGQLLLGLFMAATLSLTFWALRVPFFLLFAVFIGFMEVIPFVGATLGIGTVVIVVAFINWWLALQVLALAIAVQQVKDNLLAPRIMGNLTGLSPVIIFVSLLLGAKLGGLLGVILAIPFTGVFKSIAEIVFEPTLPPQTGSFFHNPFADEEPRQIVPASDDLSESDRASAQDRSITRP, from the coding sequence ATTCTAGCCACAGGCTGGGCTAGTTGGTGCGCGATCGCCTATGTAGGAGAAACGCTCAGCATATTGCTAACAGCGGGATTGATTGCATTTTTACTCAACTATCCCGTCAAAATGCTGCAACCTTTTTTACCTCGGACAGTAGCCGCAGGATTGGTATATTTACTCGCAGGCATAGCGGTAGTGCTGATTGCGCTCACCCTAGTGCCACCCGTATTTAACCAAGGGCGGCAATTGGTAACGAATTTACCATCTCTGGTGACCTCTGCCCAACAGCAATTAGACAATTTTCAAACTTGGAGCTTGGAGCATAATTTGCCCTTTGACGTCAAAACTTTAGCTTCTCAGCAATTGCGACGAGTGCAAACGCAAGCAGAAACGATCGCCGGCAAAGGGTTTGGTTTAGTACTCGGTACCTTTAACTGGTTTTTAGACTTAATTTTAATTCTGGTAATTTCATTTTATATGCTGATTGACGGCGAGAGAGTTTGGCGCACCCTTACCAGTATTTTTTCGCCCCTCATTCGCGACTCTTTAACAGAATCCCTGCAACGAAACCTGCAAAGATTTATCACAGGTCAGCTATTGTTGGGATTATTTATGGCCGCAACTCTGAGTCTGACATTTTGGGCGCTGCGAGTGCCATTTTTCCTGCTATTTGCCGTCTTCATCGGCTTTATGGAAGTGATTCCTTTTGTAGGAGCAACTTTAGGAATTGGCACAGTAGTAATTGTGGTAGCCTTCATTAATTGGTGGTTAGCACTGCAAGTATTAGCCCTAGCAATAGCCGTTCAGCAAGTCAAAGATAATTTGCTCGCTCCCCGCATTATGGGGAATCTTACCGGTTTATCGCCGGTAATTATTTTCGTTTCTTTGTTATTAGGAGCGAAGTTGGGTGGATTGTTAGGAGTAATTCTGGCAATTCCGTTTACGGGTGTGTTTAAAAGTATTGCCGAAATCGTATTCGAGCCAACTTTACCACCGCAAACAGGCTCGTTTTTCCACAATCCGTTTGCTGACGAAGAACCCAGACAAATTGTTCCTGCTAGCGACGATTTATCTGAGAGCGATCGAGCTTCCGCACAAGATCGGTCAATTACTCGACCTTAA